In Pantoea cypripedii, the following proteins share a genomic window:
- the rhaD gene encoding rhamnulose-1-phosphate aldolase, with product MQSILTSAFVQGMVKATSDMWLKGWDERNGGNVSLRLLPEEVQPYAADFYAEPRCIELSKPAPALANDWFLVTGSGKFFRNVQLDPADSLVLLQVDDRGLSYKIHWGLSNGGLPTSELAAHFQSHSVRKQVSHGADRVIMHCHATNFMALSYVVELDSARFTRLLWEGSTECLVVFPDGVGILPWMVPGTDGIGQATADEMATHSLVMWPFHGIFGAGPTLDETFGLIDTAEKSSEVVVKALSMGGIRQSITTEQLIALGERFGVTPWQSALQVERANVA from the coding sequence ATGCAAAGTATTCTCACTTCCGCGTTTGTACAGGGAATGGTTAAAGCGACCAGTGATATGTGGCTGAAGGGCTGGGACGAGCGCAACGGCGGTAACGTTAGCCTGCGTCTGCTGCCAGAAGAAGTGCAGCCGTATGCTGCGGATTTCTATGCTGAACCACGTTGTATTGAACTTAGCAAACCGGCTCCGGCACTGGCAAATGACTGGTTTCTGGTGACCGGCTCCGGCAAGTTTTTCCGCAATGTACAACTGGATCCCGCCGACAGTCTGGTACTGCTGCAGGTTGATGATCGCGGGCTGTCGTACAAAATTCACTGGGGATTGAGCAATGGCGGCTTGCCGACCTCAGAACTGGCTGCCCATTTCCAGTCGCACAGCGTACGTAAGCAGGTGAGTCACGGTGCTGACCGCGTGATTATGCATTGTCATGCCACCAACTTTATGGCGCTGAGTTACGTGGTAGAGCTGGATTCCGCGCGTTTCACTCGTCTGTTATGGGAAGGCAGCACCGAATGTCTGGTGGTGTTCCCGGATGGCGTGGGTATCCTGCCGTGGATGGTCCCTGGCACCGATGGCATTGGTCAGGCAACGGCAGATGAAATGGCGACGCATAGCCTGGTGATGTGGCCTTTCCACGGCATCTTTGGCGCGGGGCCGACGCTGGATGAGACCTTTGGTCTGATTGATACGGCGGAAAAATCCTCGGAAGTGGTGGTCAAAGCGCTGTCGATGGGCGGCATTCGCCAGAGTATCACCACGGAACAACTGATCGCGCTGGGTGAACGCTTTGGTGTCACCCCCTGGCAGTCGGCGTTGCAGGTGGAGCGGGCCAATGTTGCGTAG
- a CDS encoding L-rhamnose isomerase: MTKLIEQAFDLAKQRYTAIGVDVEQVMTQLNDIPVSMHCWQGDDVRGFENPQGALTGGIQATGNYPGKARNAEELRADLDKAMSLIPGAKRLNLHAIYLESDKPVERDAIEPAHFSNWVEWAKSNKLGLDFNPTCFSHPLSTDGFTLAHADKNIRQFWIDHCKASRRISASFGEQLGTASVMNIWVPDGMKDLTVDRLAPRQRLLAALDEIISEKLNPQHHIDAVESKLFGIGAESYTVGSNEFCLGYACSRQIALTLDAGHFHPTEVISDKISTAMLYVPRLLLHVSRPVRWDSDHVVLLDDETQAIANEIARQKLFDKVHIGLDFFDASINRIAAWVIGTRNAKKALLRALLEPTEQLRKLESEGDYTARLALLEEQKSLPWQAVWEAWCLRHDVPADASWLSDVRHYEQQILAQR; the protein is encoded by the coding sequence ATGACAAAGCTGATTGAACAGGCCTTTGACCTGGCGAAACAACGCTACACCGCGATCGGCGTGGATGTGGAACAGGTAATGACGCAACTGAATGATATTCCGGTGTCGATGCACTGCTGGCAGGGTGATGACGTGCGCGGATTCGAGAACCCACAAGGTGCTCTGACCGGCGGTATCCAGGCCACTGGCAATTACCCTGGTAAGGCGCGTAATGCTGAGGAACTGCGCGCTGATCTCGATAAAGCGATGTCGCTGATTCCGGGCGCAAAACGCCTCAATCTGCACGCTATCTATCTGGAAAGCGATAAGCCGGTAGAGCGTGATGCCATTGAACCGGCACATTTCAGTAACTGGGTCGAGTGGGCAAAGAGCAACAAACTGGGACTGGATTTCAACCCGACCTGTTTCTCACACCCGCTGAGCACCGACGGTTTTACTCTGGCGCATGCAGATAAAAACATCCGCCAGTTCTGGATTGACCACTGCAAGGCCAGCCGCCGCATTTCGGCTTCGTTCGGCGAACAGTTGGGTACGGCGTCAGTAATGAACATTTGGGTGCCGGACGGGATGAAAGATCTGACGGTGGATCGGCTGGCACCGCGTCAGCGACTGCTGGCGGCGCTGGATGAGATCATCAGCGAAAAACTCAATCCGCAACATCATATCGATGCGGTTGAAAGCAAACTGTTTGGCATCGGTGCTGAGAGTTATACCGTTGGCTCTAACGAGTTCTGCCTCGGATATGCCTGTAGCCGTCAGATCGCGCTGACGCTTGATGCCGGCCACTTCCACCCGACAGAAGTGATCTCCGACAAAATTTCCACCGCGATGCTGTATGTACCACGCCTGCTGCTGCATGTCAGCCGCCCGGTACGCTGGGACAGCGACCATGTGGTGCTGCTGGATGACGAAACGCAGGCCATCGCTAATGAAATCGCCCGCCAGAAGTTGTTCGACAAAGTCCATATCGGCCTCGACTTTTTTGATGCTTCCATCAATCGTATTGCCGCCTGGGTGATTGGTACGCGCAATGCCAAAAAAGCCCTGCTGCGCGCGCTGCTGGAGCCGACGGAACAGCTGCGCAAACTGGAAAGTGAAGGGGATTACACCGCCCGCCTCGCGCTGCTGGAAGAACAAAAATCGCTGCCGTGGCAGGCGGTCTGGGAAGCCTGGTGCCTGCGCCATGACGTACCGGCAGATGCCAGCTGGCTGAGCGATGTCCGCCATTACGAACAACAAATTCTGGCTCAACGTTAA